A genomic segment from Zygotorulaspora mrakii chromosome 1, complete sequence encodes:
- the VMA22 gene encoding Vma22p (similar to Saccharomyces cerevisiae VMA22 (YHR060W); ancestral locus Anc_5.330), with product MTKDMMNDDSYIGLLKLLAKYDLLLEQFQKSMADGFYNLGRANYHNKDSLRGRYGMDYWDRSYEGQLVADIDGRGDVNITKREIIDTENEEKSEASNSQIRRRNRGDNEEKKKKFKQTDPLSMFGGSLTAPMSLRQSQSNFKSGIPLMVELINCKNSIHQLVKTIGED from the coding sequence GGCCTGCTAAAGCTACTAGCAAAGTATGACTTACTTCTAGAGCAATTCCAAAAGAGTATGGCTGATGGCTTCTACAACCTCGGCAGAGCCAATTACCATAACAAAGATTCACTTCGAGGAAGGTATGGTATGGATTACTGGGATAGATCTTACGAAGGTCAATTGGTTGCAGATATAGATGGTAGGGGAGATGTGAACATTACAAAACGTGAGATCATAGATACAGAAAATGAGGAGAAGTCGGAAGCAAGCAACTCACAGATAAGAAGACGTAATAGAGGCGACAATgaggagaagaaaaaaaaatttaagCAAACTGATCCCCTTTCTATGTTTGGAGGATCTCTTACAGCTCCGATGTCATTGAGGCAGTCTCAAAgtaatttcaaaagtggCATTCCGTTAATGGTCGAACTTATAAATTGTAAAAACTCTATCCATCAGCTCGTGAAAACAATTGGTGAAGACTAA
- the GIC2 gene encoding Gic2p (similar to Saccharomyces cerevisiae GIC2 (YDR309C) and GIC1 (YHR061C); ancestral locus Anc_5.331), which yields MATGFELPQMRSIWLDEDQDAEKLYAQQFMGSDEEDSVAIKMVNSDKPLLNNKKRIELPPLSKNSMMKCFETSPSVTPMKKKKRKGLLGFFKGKEIVQAKRISTPFAFQHISHANTKAGFESDQDDGEKEDNSPTVPIETSDKQGPLHKAFVTQSIPEEYKDTNKISDRKRASMISRRSLSGSISTHSSNNSRSSAGRIVSSSTMATSIHHESSSSPSRLTLLNIMEKSNGKFNATTSDKESNVSLDFLKNYNFPTLLDPKTANQGPHDSNSNITPIIEVAVSEMNSIKIDDLNNDDDGDSDEEEEDLRSIHSLPVVNKTNSYLKSSRTPDIENEWFGENTRKSVDDILLCYHTPSESGSFVQSPFTSPKKSIV from the coding sequence ATGGCAACAGGATTCGAGCTTCCTCAGATGAGGTCGATCTGGTTGGACGAAGATCaagatgctgaaaaattgtaCGCGCAGCAGTTCATGGGCTCAGATGAAGAGGACTCTGTGGCAATTAAAATGGTTAACAGTGATAAACCACTGCTTAACAATAAGAAGAGAATAGAGTTACCACCATTGAGTAAGAACTCCATGATGAAATGCTTCGAGACGTCACCATCTGTTACtccaatgaagaagaagaaaaggaaggGTCTTTTAGGCTTCTTTAAGGGAAAGGAGATCGTGCAAGCAAAGAGGATTTCGACCCCCTTTGCATTCCAACACATTTCCCATGCTAACACGAAGGCTGGATTTGAATCTGATCAAGATGATGGAGAGAAGGAGGATAACTCACCCACGGTTCCAATTGAGACTTCCGACAAACAAGGTCCATTACACAAGGCTTTTGTCACACAGTCTATACCGGAGGAGTACAAAGACACCAACAAAATATCCGATAGAAAGAGAGCTTCAATGATATCCAGAAGATCGCTTTCCGGTTCTATTTCTACACATTCTTCTAATAACTCAAGATCGAGTGCTGGTCGCATCGTATCTAGCTCCACAATGGCTACATCAATACATCATgagtcatcatcatcaccttCGCGCCTTACATTACTAAATATAATGGAAAAGTCCAATGGCAAGTTTAACGCGACAACAAGCGATAAAGAGAGTAACGTTTCACtagattttttgaaaaattataaTTTCCCAACTCTGCTAGATCCAAAAACAGCAAACCAAGGGCCCCATGATTCAAACTCAAATATAACTCCTATTATAGAAGTCGCTGTATCTGAGATGAATTCGATTAAAATCGATGACctcaataatgatgatgatggagatagtgatgaagaagaagaagacttGAGGAGCATTCATTCATTACCTGTGGTTAACAAAACAAACTCTTATCTAAAATCGTCAAGGACACCAGATATCGAAAACGAATGGTTTGGTGAGAATACGAGAAAATCCGTAGATGATATATTGTTATGTTATCACACTCCAAGCGAGAGTGGCTCATTTGTTCAATCGCCATTTACAAGcccaaaaaaatcaatcgTTTAA
- the RPP1 gene encoding RNA-binding RNA processing protein RPP1 (similar to Saccharomyces cerevisiae RPP1 (YHR062C); ancestral locus Anc_5.332) — MLVDLNVCWPQKSYQETVTERDVWNVRKTLETLNVLGYTHVAINFTVNHSEKLPSDPKEVNPIRIEERFGHLMKTTGLKIYSRITLIIDDPSKGQSLTKISKFFDIVSALPISERGVTLATTSLEIDILTFNYGERLPVFLKHKSICSCVKRGVKIEIVYSYALRDIQLRRQFVSNVRSVIRSSRSRGLVISSGAQTPLECRNVLGVVSLIKFLGLPSDKCNRAMGELAALVLLNGRLRNKSYKQTVVVGGGSDSDIVNDITPSTNTENIKIIKRKRQDEQPHVKKVKL; from the coding sequence ATGTTGGTTGATCTCAACGTATGCTGGCCCCAGAAGAGTTATCAAGAAACAGTTACGGAACGTGATGTGTGGAATGTAAGAAAAACATTGGAAACTCTGAATGTCCTTGGATACACACATGTGGCCATCAATTTTACAGTAAACCATAGCGAAAAACTTCCCAGCGACCCCAAGGAGGTAAATCCAATTCGGATAGAGGAGAGATTTGGTCACCTAATGAAGACCACAGGTTTAAAAATATACTCACGGATAACCTTGATTATAGATGATCCATCTAAAGGGCAGTCTCTAACAAAAATTTCCAAGTTCTTTGATATAGTTTCTGCGCTACCAATAAGTGAACGTGGTGTTACACTAGCAACTACCAGTTTAGAGATTGATATTCTCACTTTCAATTACGGGGAGCGCCTTCCAGTTTTCCTGAAGCATAAAAGCATTTGCAGCTGTGTCAAGAGAGGTGTCAAAATTGAGATAGTTTACTCCTATGCGCTTAGAGATATCCAATTGCGCAGGCAGTTTGTATCAAATGTCAGAAGCGTTATACGAAGCTCAAGATCCCGTGGCCTGGTAATCAGTAGCGGGGCACAAACACCCTTAGAGTGTAGGAACGTACTTGGTGTCGTGAGCTTGATAAAATTCTTAGGACTGCCAAGCGACAAATGCAATCGAGCCATGGGTGAGCTCGCAGCTTTGGTGCTGCTGAATGGCCGATTAAGGAACAAAAGTTACAAGCAGACAGTCGTGGTGGGCGGTGGTTCAGATTCCGACATAGTGAACGACATAACGCCCTCCACCAACACTGAGAACATAAAAATCATTAAACGAAAACGTCAAGATGAGCAGCCACATGTCAAGAAGGTAAAGCTATGA